ACGCCGACACCTGCGGCTACTGTCAGCGGCTGAGAGATGAAGTCATTGAACCATTAGCCTACGAATCAGACCACAGATTGCCCCTGATCCGCGAATTTGATATCTATTCGAGCGGCAAGATCATCGATTTCAACGGCGACCCGATCCGCAGCCGGCAGTTTAAGAGCCGCTATAAAATCTATGCGGTTCCAACGCTGATGATACTCGATCCAGATGGAAATCCCCTGGTAGATCCGATCGTGGGGTATAATTCCCAGGACGAATACCTGGAGTTGCTGCGAACATCCCTGATCGCCTCTTTCCAGGCCCTTGAATAAAGAGCCAAAGGATTTGCTCCATTCCCGGGAGCCAGAAGCATGCTTTCGCTTCAACCTCAGGCCGACAACCTGAAACAACTTGCTCACCTTTTCGTTCTCTACCTACTGAGCGGCTCATACGTCGCCGCCGATGTGGGCAAACTGACCCCTCTCGAGGATATACAGCAGCTGAGCAGGGCGTCCAAACAAAACCGGATCCCCATCCTGCTAATGGTGTCTCAGTACCATTGCGGCTATTGCGACCGGATGAAAGAAGAGGTGCTGCAACCCCTGCAACTGGACCAAGCGTATCGGCATCGGGTACTGATACGAGAACTCTCCATCGATCCCGGTGAAATGGTCACCACCCTGCAGGGTGAGCGGCAGACAGCTGATGAGTTCATCACTCAATACAATGTCTCGGTAACACCCACACTGCTGTTTCTCGATGCCGAAGGCAGAGAGGCTGCTCAGCGTATTATAGGTATCAATACCGTGGACTTTTTGTTTCTCTACATCGAGGCTGCGATCGACCAGGCCACGGCTAAAATCCTCTCGGCAGGGGATTGACCTGCTCTGCAGCAGCTAAAGTCACTTTTCAAGGTAACGCTGCAAGTTGCCAGGTAGCGGATAATCCGGATTGTGATCATGCATCAGGTCAACGGCGCCTGGTGGCGTGACAACCGACGCAGAGTCATCACAAAACCGACATGGCTGTATCAGAGACGTTCACAGAAATCCCGTAGACTGAAGCCCTGCAGATTGATATCCAACCCCTTCAGCAGCCCCAGAACCTTGAAGCGCTCTCCCATTTCCGTGGGCAGGGTCAGACGCTTGACCCCCTGCACCAAGGATATATGCCGACTCAGGTCGTTTGGATCGGACTCCGCCAACAGACTATCGAGACCATTGGCAATGAGGAAATGGGCCTGGGTTGTATAACCACCCAATCTGAATCCCGCCTCGACCGCATCCCTCGCGAGTGCAGTGAAATCGACCTGACTGGTAATGTCCTGCAAACCAATCCAGCGAAATGGATCGCTATGGGCGCGATGACGATAGTG
This sequence is a window from Candidatus Thiodiazotropha sp. LNASS1. Protein-coding genes within it:
- a CDS encoding thioredoxin family protein, translated to MLSLQPQADNLKQLAHLFVLYLLSGSYVAADVGKLTPLEDIQQLSRASKQNRIPILLMVSQYHCGYCDRMKEEVLQPLQLDQAYRHRVLIRELSIDPGEMVTTLQGERQTADEFITQYNVSVTPTLLFLDAEGREAAQRIIGINTVDFLFLYIEAAIDQATAKILSAGD
- a CDS encoding thioredoxin family protein, with protein sequence MMIKQYLFVALLLFFGASSADPALTTDDWSDLSNIARETHLPILVVFNADTCGYCQRLRDEVIEPLAYESDHRLPLIREFDIYSSGKIIDFNGDPIRSRQFKSRYKIYAVPTLMILDPDGNPLVDPIVGYNSQDEYLELLRTSLIASFQALE